Genomic DNA from Deinococcus misasensis DSM 22328:
TGCTGATCCCGGACGCCGGAGAAGTCAAAATTTTCGGACTGGACATCAAAAAAGACGAAGCCAAAATCCGCAAGATGCTGAATCGTGTTTCCGTAGACGCGGCCTTTTACAAGAAACTCAGTCCCAGAGAAAACCTCCTTTACAGTGCAGGCCTGTATGGCCTCCCCCAGAAAGAAGCCGAACAGAAAAGCTTGGAGATTCTCAAACGGCTGGGGCTCCGTGAAAAAGCCTTTTACGAACCTCTGGAAGAAATGTCGAGGGGAATGCAGCAAAAAGTGGCGATTGCCAGAGCGTTTCTGGCCTCTCCCATCGTGGTTCTGCTGGACGAACCGACCACCGGACTCGATCCCAAGAGCAGACGGGATGTGCAGGAATTTGTGCTTGAACTGAGGGATGTGCACGATGCCACCATCATCCTCACCACCCACGACATGCCCGAAGCCGAAAGGCTCTGTGACCGGATCGCCTTCATCCACAATGGCAAATTTGTTGCAGAAGGCACCGCACAGCAACTGGTGGATCAGGTGGGACCGGGAAAAACCCTCGAAGATGCCTTCATCGAACTGACCGGCGACGAACTGAATTCCGATGAGGACGAGCAATGAAAGAAGCAGGCCCACAAGACGCTCCAGACATCGCAAGATTGATGGACCTGAGCAGGAAAGGTTGGACGGGTTACACCGCAGCCAGACCCCAAGAAATCGAACACAGCCTGAAAACCGGTGAATTGAAGGTGTACCTCAAGGAAGACTCTGGCTTGCTGGAAGTCTACCACCGCGAAAATGCCCAGCAGATCATTTGCATGTACCCTTACCGTCACCCTCAGGCCCCAGAGCACATGGAGGACGACTTGATCGCTTTTGCAAAACAACTTTCTGTGGCACGGCACATTCCTCTGGAAATCAGTGTGCCTCACACCCGTGAGCGTGAAATTGAAAAATTGAT
This window encodes:
- a CDS encoding ABC transporter ATP-binding protein, with product MLTLDRKDTHAMIDTTQTAIFVRNLKMGFSKRVGGSLFKPKIERFPAVDDISFQVNRGEIYGILGPNGSGKSTLIRAISTLLIPDAGEVKIFGLDIKKDEAKIRKMLNRVSVDAAFYKKLSPRENLLYSAGLYGLPQKEAEQKSLEILKRLGLREKAFYEPLEEMSRGMQQKVAIARAFLASPIVVLLDEPTTGLDPKSRRDVQEFVLELRDVHDATIILTTHDMPEAERLCDRIAFIHNGKFVAEGTAQQLVDQVGPGKTLEDAFIELTGDELNSDEDEQ